One segment of Thermodesulfobacteriota bacterium DNA contains the following:
- the katG gene encoding catalase/peroxidase HPI, whose amino-acid sequence MNEDSKCPVTGRTGKPIAGGGTSNLDWWPNQLNLRILHQHSHKSNPMDEAFNYTEEFKKLDLAAVKKDLYALMTDSQDWWPADYGHYGGLFIRMAWHSAGTYRMGDGRGGGGSGNQRFAPLNSWPDNVNLDKARRLLWPIKQKYGRKISWADLMILAGNCAIESMGLPTFGFAGGREDIWEPEEDVYWGAEEEWLATSDKPKSRYSGDRDLENPLAAVQMGLIYVNPEGPDGNPDPVASGHDVRETFARMAMNDEETVALVAGGHTFGKCHGAGDAEHVGPEPEAAGIEEQGLGWKSGFGSGKGGDTISSGIEGAWKPNPTKWDMGYLKVLFKYEWELVKSPAGANQWLAKDVDDEDMVVDAHDPSKKHRPMMTTADLSLRFDPIYEPIARGYLKNPEEFADAFARAWFKLTHRDMGPRSRYLGAEVPQEELIWQDPVPAVDHELIDAQDIADLKGTILNSGISVSQLVSTAWASASTFRGSDKRGGANGARIRLAPQKDWEVNQPGQLATVLQALEEIQKAFDSGQSGAKKVSLADLIVLGGCAGVEQAAKNAGHDVTVPFTPGRTDASQEQTDVTSFHVLEPTADGFRNYQKKKYAVSAEEMLVDRAQLLTLTAPEMTVLIGGMRVLNTNFGQSRHGVFTKQPETLTNDFFVNLLDMSTEWKATSKDEDVFEGHDRNSGELKWTGTRVDLIFGSNSQLRALAEVYGCEDSQDKFLNDFIAAWNKVMNLDRFDLA is encoded by the coding sequence ATGAATGAAGACAGCAAATGCCCGGTAACGGGCAGGACAGGCAAACCCATTGCCGGCGGTGGCACGTCGAATCTGGACTGGTGGCCAAACCAGTTGAACCTCAGGATTTTGCATCAGCACTCGCACAAGAGCAATCCAATGGATGAGGCGTTCAACTACACTGAAGAATTCAAAAAACTCGACCTGGCGGCGGTGAAAAAGGACCTCTACGCCCTGATGACCGACTCGCAGGACTGGTGGCCGGCCGATTACGGTCACTACGGGGGACTTTTCATCCGGATGGCGTGGCACAGCGCAGGCACCTATCGCATGGGCGACGGCCGCGGTGGAGGGGGTTCTGGAAACCAGCGATTTGCACCGCTTAACAGCTGGCCGGACAACGTGAACCTCGACAAGGCGCGCCGCCTGCTCTGGCCCATCAAGCAGAAATACGGCCGAAAAATATCCTGGGCCGACCTGATGATCCTTGCCGGCAATTGCGCCATCGAATCAATGGGCTTGCCGACCTTCGGTTTTGCCGGAGGGCGCGAGGACATCTGGGAGCCGGAAGAGGATGTCTACTGGGGTGCCGAAGAGGAATGGCTGGCTACCAGCGACAAGCCCAAAAGCCGCTACAGCGGCGACCGGGATCTGGAAAATCCCCTCGCCGCTGTGCAGATGGGCCTGATCTACGTAAACCCGGAAGGCCCGGACGGCAACCCGGATCCGGTCGCCTCCGGACATGACGTCCGCGAGACATTCGCACGCATGGCCATGAACGACGAAGAGACCGTTGCGCTCGTTGCCGGCGGGCATACCTTCGGCAAGTGTCATGGCGCCGGGGATGCGGAACATGTTGGGCCCGAGCCTGAAGCCGCCGGCATCGAAGAGCAGGGTCTCGGCTGGAAGAGCGGTTTCGGCAGCGGCAAAGGCGGCGACACGATCAGCAGCGGCATCGAGGGCGCATGGAAACCGAACCCGACCAAATGGGACATGGGCTATCTGAAAGTGCTGTTCAAATACGAGTGGGAGCTGGTCAAGAGCCCGGCCGGGGCGAATCAGTGGCTGGCCAAGGACGTGGACGATGAGGACATGGTGGTTGACGCGCACGACCCGTCGAAGAAGCACCGGCCGATGATGACCACGGCAGACCTCTCCCTGCGCTTCGACCCGATTTACGAGCCGATTGCACGGGGTTACCTGAAGAACCCCGAGGAATTCGCGGATGCCTTCGCCCGAGCATGGTTCAAGCTGACCCACCGGGACATGGGTCCCCGCTCGCGTTACCTCGGTGCCGAGGTTCCGCAAGAAGAACTGATCTGGCAGGACCCGGTGCCCGCTGTCGACCATGAGCTCATCGACGCGCAGGACATCGCAGACCTCAAAGGCACGATCCTAAACTCGGGCATCTCTGTTTCCCAGCTGGTCTCGACCGCTTGGGCATCGGCTTCCACGTTCCGCGGTTCCGACAAGCGTGGCGGGGCAAACGGGGCCCGCATTCGTCTTGCGCCGCAAAAGGATTGGGAAGTCAACCAGCCTGGGCAACTTGCAACTGTTCTTCAGGCCCTTGAGGAAATCCAAAAGGCATTCGACAGCGGGCAGTCAGGCGCGAAGAAGGTTTCGCTGGCCGATCTGATTGTCCTGGGTGGATGCGCAGGCGTGGAGCAGGCTGCCAAGAATGCCGGTCACGATGTGACCGTTCCTTTCACTCCGGGACGCACCGATGCGTCGCAAGAGCAAACCGACGTGACCTCATTCCATGTACTTGAACCGACTGCAGATGGGTTCCGCAACTACCAAAAGAAAAAATACGCCGTTTCTGCAGAGGAAATGCTGGTCGATCGTGCGCAACTGTTGACACTGACCGCTCCCGAGATGACGGTTCTCATTGGCGGCATGCGTGTTCTGAACACCAACTTCGGGCAGTCCCGGCACGGCGTCTTCACCAAGCAGCCGGAGACGCTAACCAATGACTTCTTCGTGAACCTGCTCGACATGAGCACGGAGTGGAAGGCAACCTCGAAAGACGAAGACGTGTTCGAGGGGCATGATCGCAACAGCGGCGAACTCAAGTGGACCGGCACCCGTGTCGACCTCATCTTCGGTTCGAACTCCCAGCTCCGGGCCTTGGCGGAAGTCTATGGCTGTGAGGACTCCCAGGATAAATTTTTAAATGATTTTATAGCGGCGTGGAACAAGGTCATGAACCTTGACCGCTTCGACCTTGCCTGA
- a CDS encoding transcriptional repressor, protein MADPKKRFEIIIQKLRDNGHKITPQRLAIAKVLAKSEGHPSVENIHDQIKNEFPTMSLATVYKNIILIKSLGEVLELGFPDGSNRYDGNKPNPHPHVICIKCKKIIDPHLHSLPEMEKEVALETDFKILNHRLDFFGICSNCRSEKV, encoded by the coding sequence TTGGCAGACCCTAAAAAAAGATTTGAAATCATCATTCAGAAATTAAGGGATAATGGACACAAGATAACACCCCAGCGGCTGGCTATCGCCAAAGTTCTGGCGAAAAGTGAAGGCCATCCCAGTGTGGAAAATATTCATGACCAGATAAAAAATGAATTTCCCACCATGAGCCTTGCCACTGTATATAAAAATATTATATTAATTAAATCATTAGGTGAAGTTCTTGAATTAGGGTTTCCCGATGGGAGTAACCGATATGATGGAAACAAGCCCAACCCTCATCCACACGTCATCTGTATCAAGTGTAAAAAAATTATCGACCCACACCTGCATAGTCTGCCTGAAATGGAAAAAGAGGTTGCGCTAGAGACCGATTTTAAAATTCTCAATCATCGCTTGGACTTTTTCGGTATATGCAGCAATTGTAGGTCAGAGAAAGTCTAA
- a CDS encoding GGDEF domain-containing protein, which produces MNKADETCRPDDEDTEDLELEEIFGGPSQKQKDQQECYLIIVYGDDAGKIYPLDKKVITIGRSDEFDIQISDSSCSREHSIIQFNNSNKPVLKDLNSTNGTFVNGSQITKINLEDGDKIMFGVSSVFKFAIQDSLEAKFQKKLYESSVNDHLTGAFNKKYFIDTLNKEFGYSLRHHSSLGLLMLDIDFFKEINDTYGHLAGDIVLIEVVKKIKNNLRNEDILCRYGGDEFAVIFRNFKSGFVKATAERIRLFFDGRLINIKNHEFNISVSIGTATIGNKNIATPEDMIELADANLYKAKQSGGNCVVI; this is translated from the coding sequence ATGAACAAGGCAGATGAAACATGCAGACCTGATGATGAAGATACAGAGGATCTTGAGTTAGAGGAGATTTTCGGCGGGCCCTCCCAAAAACAAAAGGATCAACAGGAATGCTATTTAATTATTGTTTATGGCGATGATGCCGGCAAAATATATCCTTTAGATAAAAAGGTCATTACAATCGGCAGGAGTGATGAGTTTGATATTCAGATTTCAGATTCCAGTTGTTCAAGGGAGCATTCAATCATTCAGTTTAATAATAGCAATAAGCCTGTCTTAAAAGACTTGAACAGCACCAACGGGACATTTGTGAACGGATCGCAAATCACGAAAATAAATCTTGAAGATGGGGATAAGATTATGTTTGGTGTTTCCTCAGTATTCAAGTTTGCGATACAGGATTCTCTTGAAGCCAAATTCCAGAAGAAACTGTATGAATCTTCTGTAAATGATCATCTGACAGGCGCATTCAACAAAAAATACTTCATCGATACATTGAATAAAGAGTTCGGTTACTCTTTAAGACACCACAGCAGCCTTGGCCTGCTAATGCTGGATATAGATTTTTTTAAAGAGATCAACGATACGTATGGCCATCTTGCTGGCGATATTGTTCTGATAGAGGTTGTTAAAAAAATCAAAAACAATTTGAGAAATGAAGACATTCTCTGCAGATATGGCGGAGATGAATTTGCCGTTATTTTTAGGAATTTTAAATCCGGCTTTGTTAAAGCCACTGCAGAAAGAATCCGGCTTTTTTTTGATGGAAGATTGATAAACATTAAAAATCACGAGTTCAATATATCGGTCAGCATAGGCACGGCAACAATAGGTAACAAAAACATCGCAACGCCTGAAGATATGATAGAACTTGCTGACGCCAATCTCTATAAGGCAAAACAGTCCGGCGGGAACTGTGTTGTCATTTAA
- a CDS encoding cache domain-containing protein, whose product MNIHSLQFRSLAILLAVFGMSLLFNKLYLMPLMQEHEILDAGHSQQVLAVEFATNIKSSIKKARLELEALSKIPSIVSMEKARLDSALGEMNAVSQFYNYYFVLDTTGKWVSYPKRPWMVGDEIPSHNMDWVNKTLEINRTVFIDIVQSKVGTLVSGFSTPIHNTGGDTIGILRGVFVLSQMNTLGDIVTTRAIGKNGYMYLVSNHGWLLGHPKIKLDFEHFTAYNYAKYPPVVRLMYGESGMIDYEYEGKTWIAAYQPIKPVGWGVVVQQPKDDVVAKAKEKVSLINRFYLTAFLAALILIVLTLRYSLRPLSRLVHNIRSKNAPMDWNYSKNEIGILSQEFNKLYSNLYKSRKNIKESEEKYRLLTELLPMAMFELDNEGNVVFANKAALESTGFNQKDIDAGLNMLQVIAPQDHDKALTLSKQILQGMYADGAEYLIQRKDGRTYHGFINARPTKDGITPGLIGYIFDLTKLKEAEKALRESEEKLARSKKMESLGLLAGGVAHDLNNVLSGIVSYPELILMDLPEDSKLRKPIETIQNSGHSAVAIVQDLLTVARGVAITKEPLDINDLVGEYLHSPEFKKLKQFYPTATVKTRLDTNLFNISGSPIHLKKVLMNLVSNALEAIEGDGHVTISTMNLYIDRPLKGYDDVYIGEYAILSVSDNGPGISSDDLERIFEPFYTKKVMGRSGTGLGLAVIWNVVQDHKGYIDVATDENGTAFELYFPITRDKISDKALSIPIKDYQGNGETILVVDDVESQQEISCNMLDTLGYETKAVSSGEEAVEYLKKNSVDLILLDMIMDPGLNGRQTYEKIIQIHPGQKAVIVSGFAETDEVKAAQKLGAGRYIKKPITLERIGLAVKQELEK is encoded by the coding sequence ATGAATATCCACTCCCTCCAGTTTAGAAGCCTTGCCATACTCTTGGCTGTCTTCGGGATGTCTCTGCTGTTCAATAAGCTATATCTGATGCCCTTGATGCAGGAACATGAAATCCTCGACGCGGGGCATAGTCAGCAAGTGCTGGCCGTTGAATTCGCTACCAACATAAAGTCTTCAATTAAAAAAGCCAGATTGGAACTGGAGGCACTTTCCAAAATCCCCTCGATTGTCTCAATGGAGAAAGCCAGATTGGATTCTGCGCTTGGTGAAATGAACGCGGTGTCCCAATTTTACAACTACTACTTCGTGCTGGACACCACCGGGAAATGGGTGTCTTATCCCAAGCGCCCATGGATGGTGGGCGATGAAATTCCTTCTCACAACATGGACTGGGTGAATAAAACCCTTGAAATCAATCGTACCGTTTTTATAGACATCGTCCAGTCGAAGGTCGGCACCCTGGTCAGCGGATTTTCCACCCCGATACATAATACCGGCGGCGACACGATCGGAATACTGCGAGGTGTATTCGTCCTGTCCCAAATGAACACATTGGGCGATATAGTCACCACCCGAGCTATTGGCAAGAATGGATACATGTACCTTGTGTCCAACCATGGTTGGTTGCTTGGCCACCCGAAAATAAAGCTCGATTTCGAGCATTTTACTGCTTACAATTATGCCAAATACCCTCCGGTTGTTCGCCTCATGTACGGTGAATCTGGCATGATAGACTACGAATATGAGGGAAAAACCTGGATTGCGGCCTATCAACCGATAAAACCCGTCGGGTGGGGGGTGGTGGTTCAACAGCCAAAAGACGACGTGGTGGCTAAAGCAAAAGAGAAGGTCAGTCTTATCAATCGGTTCTACCTCACGGCTTTCCTGGCGGCTCTGATTTTGATAGTCTTAACGCTTAGATACTCGCTCCGCCCCTTATCCAGGCTTGTACACAATATCCGGTCTAAAAATGCACCGATGGATTGGAATTACTCAAAAAACGAGATCGGTATTCTCTCCCAGGAGTTCAATAAACTGTATTCCAATCTGTACAAATCCAGAAAAAATATTAAAGAAAGCGAGGAAAAATACAGACTGCTGACAGAGCTATTGCCCATGGCCATGTTCGAACTGGATAACGAGGGAAATGTCGTATTTGCCAACAAGGCTGCCTTAGAATCAACCGGTTTTAATCAAAAAGATATTGATGCCGGCTTAAATATGCTGCAAGTGATCGCTCCGCAGGACCATGATAAAGCATTAACTTTGTCTAAACAGATTTTGCAGGGGATGTATGCCGATGGTGCTGAATATCTGATCCAGCGAAAGGACGGCCGTACTTATCACGGCTTTATTAACGCAAGGCCAACCAAAGATGGTATCACACCCGGTTTAATCGGATACATCTTTGACCTGACCAAGCTTAAAGAGGCGGAAAAAGCGTTGCGGGAAAGTGAAGAAAAGCTGGCAAGATCAAAAAAGATGGAGTCTTTAGGACTTTTAGCCGGGGGTGTTGCCCACGACTTAAACAACGTGCTGTCCGGGATTGTCAGCTATCCGGAATTGATTTTAATGGATCTACCAGAAGACAGCAAGCTCAGAAAGCCCATTGAAACCATACAGAATTCCGGGCACAGTGCGGTTGCCATTGTCCAGGACTTGTTAACCGTGGCAAGAGGCGTGGCCATCACAAAAGAACCCCTGGATATCAATGATCTGGTCGGTGAGTACTTGCATTCTCCCGAGTTTAAGAAGCTCAAGCAATTTTATCCCACCGCCACGGTCAAGACCCGCCTGGATACAAACCTATTTAACATCAGTGGTTCACCTATTCATCTCAAAAAGGTGCTGATGAACCTGGTGTCAAATGCACTGGAAGCCATCGAAGGAGACGGCCACGTGACCATATCAACCATGAACCTTTATATAGACCGGCCTCTGAAGGGATATGATGATGTATACATCGGTGAATATGCCATTCTGTCTGTTTCGGACAATGGTCCTGGAATATCGTCAGATGACCTTGAGAGAATATTTGAGCCTTTCTATACCAAGAAGGTCATGGGAAGAAGCGGTACCGGTTTGGGTCTGGCGGTTATCTGGAATGTGGTGCAGGATCATAAAGGCTATATAGATGTAGCCACGGACGAAAACGGCACCGCATTTGAGCTGTACTTTCCCATAACCAGAGATAAAATATCGGATAAGGCTTTATCCATACCCATCAAAGACTACCAGGGAAATGGTGAAACCATCCTGGTGGTTGATGATGTGGAAAGCCAGCAAGAAATATCCTGTAACATGCTGGATACATTGGGTTATGAAACCAAAGCCGTTTCCAGTGGTGAAGAAGCGGTTGAATATTTGAAAAAAAATTCGGTGGATTTAATCCTGCTTGATATGATTATGGATCCGGGCCTAAACGGCCGTCAGACATACGAAAAGATTATACAGATTCACCCCGGTCAAAAGGCGGTTATCGTCAGTGGATTTGCGGAAACAGATGAGGTAAAGGCAGCCCAAAAATTAGGCGCAGGTCGATATATAAAAAAACCGATTACTCTGGAAAGAATAGGTCTGGCAGTTAAGCAAGAATTGGAGAAATAG
- a CDS encoding PaaI family thioesterase, with product MERKRTIYWDDPQLNKKEAVASMSGLDYLKSIKDGKISPPPVANLIGYHIFQVDHGYTVFELHPAEYHYNPFATVHGGILSTLLDTAMTSSVLSTLPKGMTCTTIEIKVNFIRPVTTDTKVLRCEAKPIHIGKRLATAEGQLKNKHGELYAHGVSTCAIFKVG from the coding sequence ATGGAAAGAAAAAGAACAATATACTGGGATGATCCCCAACTGAATAAGAAAGAGGCCGTTGCTTCGATGTCTGGATTGGATTATCTTAAATCCATAAAGGATGGCAAGATTAGTCCACCACCGGTTGCGAATCTCATCGGTTACCATATTTTCCAGGTAGATCATGGCTATACCGTGTTTGAGCTTCATCCCGCAGAGTACCATTATAATCCTTTTGCCACGGTTCATGGCGGAATACTTTCAACATTGCTTGATACTGCAATGACTTCTTCAGTCCTCTCAACCCTTCCCAAAGGAATGACTTGCACCACGATTGAGATTAAAGTCAATTTCATCCGGCCTGTAACTACCGATACTAAAGTTTTGCGTTGTGAGGCAAAGCCGATACATATAGGAAAAAGATTGGCAACAGCTGAGGGCCAACTGAAAAATAAGCATGGTGAATTATACGCGCACGGAGTCAGCACGTGTGCAATTTTTAAAGTGGGTTAA
- a CDS encoding DUF1722 domain-containing protein: MRIWDINPGYLNRQSLLGEHRELHGVVSIITKGKKGYSRHPETIRWIGHGWALRQRHRQLTCEMALRGFTDKSSVTTRSNNGIWPATYLDQPDRQFQLLKKKYANKEPGRIPLPKNEQQLWSHHKYSVLARDPSQYKKIGRQVSHTRRNFSGLAVLLTELLRTPPKEGGIRNAVQHMWGHVSGDPSPHNPAVNSWSLRRLLQETQTRAITTNEPYLTSSTALSELMAWL, from the coding sequence ATGCGAATTTGGGATATAAATCCAGGATATTTAAACCGGCAAAGCCTGCTGGGTGAACATCGTGAGCTTCACGGCGTGGTATCAATTATCACCAAAGGGAAAAAGGGTTACTCCAGGCATCCCGAAACGATCCGCTGGATCGGTCATGGCTGGGCCCTCAGGCAGCGCCACAGACAATTGACGTGTGAAATGGCATTGAGGGGTTTCACTGATAAATCTTCCGTCACCACCCGCTCCAACAATGGCATCTGGCCGGCAACCTACCTGGATCAACCGGACCGACAATTTCAACTGCTCAAAAAAAAATACGCCAACAAAGAACCGGGCCGCATACCACTTCCGAAGAATGAGCAGCAACTCTGGAGCCATCACAAGTATTCAGTCCTTGCCCGTGATCCGAGTCAGTACAAAAAAATCGGCCGCCAGGTCTCTCATACCAGGAGGAACTTCTCCGGGTTGGCTGTACTTCTGACTGAGTTATTAAGAACACCCCCGAAAGAGGGTGGAATCCGCAATGCGGTTCAACATATGTGGGGCCATGTATCGGGCGATCCATCCCCCCACAACCCCGCTGTAAATTCCTGGTCATTGCGCAGGTTGCTGCAGGAAACACAAACAAGGGCAATCACAACCAATGAACCGTATCTAACAAGTTCAACAGCGTTGAGCGAGCTCATGGCCTGGCTGTAA
- a CDS encoding TetR/AcrR family transcriptional regulator codes for MGNIRTPQQKRSEATRQRIIAAAENLFSQKGYYHTNSKEIAKAAGVSIGSFYSYFTDKKALFIENLTQYSLKIFSKVLAPHQGQLFAGKDKQAVVNQLIFRAIEAHEYSPEFHRQTSAMRYMDADVAKVRQKEEQMILHYVIQSLRSYDGNLRVTDVEAAAVIVVSAVESVVHMIKIDKPEIEEHRLITQLSEMITRYLFD; via the coding sequence ATGGGAAATATTCGTACACCACAGCAAAAAAGGAGTGAAGCCACCCGCCAACGCATCATTGCTGCCGCAGAAAATCTCTTTTCACAAAAAGGATACTACCATACCAATTCCAAGGAAATCGCCAAAGCCGCCGGTGTTTCCATCGGCAGTTTTTACAGCTATTTTACCGACAAAAAAGCGTTGTTCATCGAAAACCTGACCCAATACAGCCTCAAAATATTTTCCAAAGTCCTGGCCCCCCACCAGGGCCAATTGTTTGCAGGAAAAGACAAACAGGCTGTGGTCAATCAGCTGATTTTCCGGGCCATTGAAGCCCACGAATACTCACCGGAATTCCATCGCCAGACGTCGGCCATGCGCTATATGGATGCGGATGTGGCCAAAGTGAGACAAAAAGAAGAACAGATGATTTTGCACTATGTGATCCAAAGTCTTCGCTCATATGACGGCAACTTGAGGGTGACCGATGTGGAAGCTGCCGCCGTTATCGTGGTGAGTGCGGTTGAATCTGTGGTACATATGATAAAGATCGACAAACCGGAAATCGAAGAACATCGACTCATCACCCAATTATCGGAAATGATTACCCGGTATTTGTTTGACTAG
- a CDS encoding methyltransferase domain-containing protein: MSIGDVLLGNRIDRMPNVAFHLMSLMFKLMKVFFSYEKAIDRMGIQEGMTVVDYGCGPGNYILGVAKRLGRHGKLYAVDVHELAVKAVDKIIKKENLINVETALVQDYRCEIPNHVADLIYAMDMFHMVKHPNRFLVELHRILKSDGRLIIEDGHQPREKTKDKINQTRIWKIVEQEKRYLVCRPV, from the coding sequence ATGAGTATAGGTGATGTTTTACTGGGAAATAGAATAGACCGCATGCCGAACGTTGCTTTTCACCTGATGTCTTTGATGTTCAAATTAATGAAAGTGTTTTTTTCCTATGAAAAAGCGATCGACCGCATGGGGATTCAAGAGGGGATGACGGTGGTCGATTATGGCTGTGGACCGGGAAATTATATCTTGGGTGTCGCTAAAAGATTGGGCCGTCACGGCAAACTCTATGCGGTGGATGTCCATGAACTGGCGGTTAAAGCGGTGGACAAAATAATCAAGAAAGAGAATCTCATCAATGTGGAAACCGCATTGGTGCAGGACTACCGATGTGAAATACCCAACCATGTGGCAGATCTGATTTACGCCATGGACATGTTTCACATGGTTAAGCATCCGAACCGATTTCTGGTTGAACTGCACCGAATTTTAAAATCAGACGGCAGGCTGATCATCGAAGACGGCCACCAACCCAGGGAAAAAACAAAAGACAAAATCAACCAAACTCGAATATGGAAAATTGTCGAGCAGGAGAAAAGATATTTGGTGTGCAGACCGGTTTGA
- a CDS encoding class I SAM-dependent methyltransferase: MNSLSFLLVDDEKEMLNMLNKDRQTVKKNGLNYVIGTNGKPQRFKPWLGDCFSFLYDYIMRNSIFPHKFDGDMTKHHQILLRKLKDVHGKRVIELATGSGSSINFLDKDNQYTGTDISTGLLKKAVDRFSSAGFKDAEFYVASADDLPFDDGVFDLCLCILSLNFFDHTERVIQEAHRVLTAGSIFLCSVPVPERSKPESTIRGKLYREDELASILQKNGFGFEIVPGRNGALLYFSGVKQ, from the coding sequence ATGAATTCATTGAGTTTTCTTCTGGTCGACGATGAAAAGGAGATGTTGAACATGTTAAACAAGGACAGGCAAACCGTCAAAAAGAATGGTTTGAATTACGTTATCGGAACGAACGGAAAGCCTCAGCGCTTCAAGCCCTGGCTTGGAGATTGTTTTTCGTTTCTTTATGACTACATTATGAGAAATTCGATATTTCCCCACAAGTTTGATGGCGATATGACCAAACATCACCAAATTCTTCTCCGGAAGCTAAAAGATGTTCACGGTAAACGTGTGATTGAACTGGCCACAGGGAGCGGCAGCTCCATTAATTTTCTAGACAAGGACAATCAGTACACTGGAACCGATATCAGTACGGGGTTGCTGAAGAAAGCGGTCGACCGCTTCAGCTCCGCCGGGTTTAAGGACGCCGAATTCTATGTGGCCAGTGCGGATGATTTGCCGTTCGATGATGGAGTGTTTGATCTGTGTCTTTGCATCCTGTCACTGAATTTTTTTGATCATACTGAAAGGGTAATACAAGAGGCGCACAGAGTGCTAACTGCAGGTTCCATCTTCCTTTGCTCCGTACCGGTGCCGGAAAGGAGTAAGCCCGAAAGTACAATTAGAGGAAAACTTTACCGGGAAGATGAACTTGCAAGCATACTTCAGAAGAATGGATTCGGGTTTGAAATTGTTCCCGGCCGGAACGGTGCCCTGCTCTATTTCAGCGGCGTCAAACAATAG
- a CDS encoding poly-gamma-glutamate hydrolase family protein, producing the protein MDKYKNFAELEQHEREDEDYTILYREVDAKIAIMAPHGGGIEPGTIDIADALAGSDFTFYAFKGIKKTGNKLLHITSNRFDEPIGLQISKNAFIVVTIHGARNRGDMVFVGGKNHKLKQRIMSALRADGFNAVISEITGLRGIKPENICNRCKSGKGVQLEISRGLREEMFENLHRRSLRKKSSIFFAFVNPIKEALLSF; encoded by the coding sequence ATGGACAAATATAAAAATTTCGCTGAATTGGAACAACATGAGAGAGAAGATGAAGACTACACTATTTTATATCGTGAAGTTGATGCTAAAATTGCCATAATGGCGCCCCACGGCGGAGGCATCGAACCCGGAACGATAGACATTGCAGATGCGTTAGCCGGAAGCGATTTTACCTTTTATGCCTTTAAAGGTATTAAAAAAACGGGGAATAAACTATTACATATCACCAGCAACCGGTTTGATGAACCCATCGGACTGCAGATTTCGAAAAATGCATTCATTGTCGTTACAATTCACGGCGCCAGAAACAGGGGCGACATGGTTTTTGTCGGAGGTAAAAACCACAAGCTAAAACAAAGAATAATGTCTGCATTAAGGGCAGACGGATTTAACGCTGTGATCAGCGAAATAACGGGACTTCGGGGAATCAAACCGGAAAACATCTGCAACAGATGCAAGAGTGGAAAAGGTGTACAGCTGGAAATTTCAAGAGGGTTAAGGGAAGAAATGTTTGAAAATTTGCATCGCCGTTCATTACGAAAAAAATCGAGTATTTTTTTTGCTTTCGTTAATCCCATTAAAGAGGCCCTGCTTTCCTTTTAG
- a CDS encoding flavodoxin family protein, producing MTDIVAIYGSPRRNGNTATLLKKAVSGAHDAGATVKEFVLRDLKISPCLEIYGCKQQGKCVIQDDFQLVIEQILAAPGLIIASPIFFYAVSAHTKAFMDRCQSLWVKQHWIDKIPPSSRNFSRRGIFISVGATQGKKLFDGAILSMRYFMDTLDMKLEKSLCYRGLDLEGDILNHQNYLDEAYHTGRHFAEKLLKGTKL from the coding sequence ATGACTGATATCGTCGCTATATATGGAAGTCCACGCAGAAATGGCAATACAGCTACCCTTTTAAAAAAAGCCGTTTCAGGTGCTCATGATGCGGGAGCAACGGTTAAGGAATTTGTATTACGGGACCTAAAAATTTCACCCTGCTTGGAAATATATGGTTGCAAACAACAAGGAAAATGCGTCATCCAGGACGATTTTCAACTAGTAATCGAGCAGATTTTGGCGGCACCGGGATTGATCATTGCCAGTCCGATATTCTTCTATGCAGTCAGCGCACATACCAAAGCATTCATGGACCGCTGCCAGTCTTTGTGGGTGAAGCAGCATTGGATTGATAAAATCCCACCTTCGTCCCGAAATTTTTCACGAAGGGGCATTTTTATTTCAGTTGGAGCGACTCAGGGGAAAAAATTGTTTGACGGTGCCATTTTAAGTATGCGCTATTTTATGGACACGCTTGATATGAAGCTGGAAAAATCGCTCTGTTATCGTGGTCTCGACCTCGAGGGTGATATCCTGAATCATCAAAATTATCTGGATGAAGCCTACCATACGGGGCGTCACTTCGCTGAAAAATTGTTAAAAGGCACCAAACTGTAA